The following are encoded together in the Janthinobacterium sp. Marseille genome:
- a CDS encoding helix-turn-helix transcriptional regulator: MTEKQIKRCNAQLLFASNIRRIRLEKGFTQERVAELADLHTNYVSSVERGERNISICNIERIAFALDVPMSRLLEAV, translated from the coding sequence GTGACAGAAAAACAAATCAAAAGATGTAATGCCCAGCTTCTCTTCGCTTCGAATATCCGTCGAATTCGATTGGAGAAAGGCTTTACGCAAGAGCGAGTTGCTGAGTTGGCAGACCTGCATACGAACTACGTCAGTTCGGTTGAACGGGGCGAACGCAACATTTCTATTTGCAATATCGAACGCATCGCCTTCGCCCTAGACGTGCCGATGTCTCGGCTTTTGGAAGCCGTATAG
- a CDS encoding DUF932 domain-containing protein produces MSHEIETMAYAGQTPWHGLGNVLTPNQPLDTWANQSGLNFKIMETPVRFNSGLLGAPEKIQLFSDQKVLYRSDTKAALSVVSNRYQVVQPDEILEFYRDLTTRSGFELETAGVMKGGRKLWALAKTGQSFSIKDKDRINGYLLLATACDGSLATTAQFTSVRVVCNNTLAIALSGGKDVVKVPHSTTFEPDLVKKELGISFSAWDNFRYRMTKLAERKLKDQEADAFLRTLFSIPTDHNGRQYMDRTMRQVKNIYEGKGRGAELPSAKGTAFGLLNAITAYVDHERRAKSVDHRLDSAWFGPGAALKSRALWQTTALL; encoded by the coding sequence ATGTCACACGAAATTGAAACGATGGCTTATGCAGGACAAACCCCGTGGCATGGTTTAGGTAATGTACTCACTCCCAACCAGCCTCTTGATACTTGGGCCAATCAGTCTGGTCTGAACTTCAAGATCATGGAAACACCAGTCCGTTTTAACTCCGGTTTGTTAGGAGCCCCAGAAAAAATCCAGTTGTTCAGCGACCAAAAGGTCCTGTATCGGTCAGACACCAAAGCTGCCTTATCTGTAGTCTCGAACCGATATCAGGTCGTGCAGCCTGACGAGATCTTGGAGTTCTACAGAGATTTGACGACACGTTCTGGGTTTGAATTGGAAACTGCCGGCGTCATGAAAGGTGGACGCAAACTATGGGCGTTGGCCAAGACCGGCCAATCTTTTTCAATCAAAGACAAAGATCGTATTAATGGGTATCTGCTGCTGGCTACAGCCTGTGATGGCAGCCTTGCGACAACAGCGCAGTTCACTAGTGTGAGAGTCGTCTGTAACAATACTTTAGCGATTGCTCTATCTGGTGGCAAAGACGTCGTGAAGGTGCCGCATAGCACGACCTTCGAGCCGGATCTGGTCAAGAAGGAATTGGGTATTTCGTTTTCTGCCTGGGATAACTTCCGATACCGCATGACCAAGCTGGCAGAACGCAAACTCAAGGATCAGGAAGCAGATGCTTTCTTGCGCACCCTCTTCTCTATTCCAACCGATCACAACGGGCGGCAATACATGGATCGCACCATGCGTCAGGTCAAAAACATCTATGAAGGAAAAGGACGAGGTGCCGAACTACCTTCGGCGAAGGGAACAGCTTTTGGGCTGCTGAATGCCATTACTGCTTATGTGGACCATGAACGGCGAGCCAAGAGTGTTGACCATCGGCTGGATTCGGCTTGGTTTGGCCCTGGGGCAGCATTGAAAAGTCGAGCATTGTGGCAAACGACCGCGCTGTTATAA
- a CDS encoding ImmA/IrrE family metallo-endopeptidase has product MTIVDASKLSPAERILWSYGIDNPADIDLQVIAFGLGATVHHKPLDGCEARLVGIGEKAIITVNSRSIPTRQRFSVAHELGHWQLDKGRGGFLCAKDDISPQNDAAKDGEALANNFASQLILPDYLFVPIAAGKQISIDAAEKIASVFKASLTATSIKMVRKATIPAWIVCHRQRGLAWFFKSTSVPDDLYLNKDLHHDTEAFGLLWGAEDARTRYKLEEASRWFNSRDASRYQVRSQSMKIQDGMVISLLSLSK; this is encoded by the coding sequence ATGACGATCGTTGACGCTTCAAAGCTCTCCCCAGCGGAGCGCATTCTCTGGAGCTACGGCATCGACAATCCCGCGGACATCGATTTGCAAGTCATCGCGTTCGGATTGGGGGCGACCGTCCACCACAAGCCACTGGATGGCTGCGAAGCTCGGCTTGTCGGCATTGGCGAAAAGGCCATCATCACGGTCAACTCAAGAAGCATTCCAACGCGCCAACGCTTTTCCGTGGCCCACGAGCTGGGACACTGGCAACTGGACAAGGGACGCGGCGGTTTCTTGTGCGCCAAAGACGACATTAGCCCTCAAAACGATGCCGCAAAAGACGGCGAAGCGCTGGCGAACAATTTTGCGAGCCAACTTATTCTGCCTGACTACTTATTTGTTCCTATTGCGGCGGGCAAACAGATCTCAATAGACGCTGCGGAAAAAATCGCTAGCGTGTTCAAAGCTAGCTTGACGGCTACATCCATCAAGATGGTTCGCAAAGCGACCATCCCAGCCTGGATTGTTTGCCATAGGCAGCGCGGCCTGGCTTGGTTTTTTAAGAGCACGAGCGTTCCCGATGACTTGTATTTGAACAAGGATCTTCATCACGACACTGAAGCGTTCGGCCTGTTATGGGGAGCAGAAGACGCGAGGACACGATATAAATTAGAGGAAGCATCTCGATGGTTCAATAGCCGAGACGCTTCTCGCTATCAAGTGCGCTCGCAGTCGATGAAAATCCAAGACGGCATGGTAATCAGCCTGCTGTCGCTCTCAAAATGA
- a CDS encoding sigma-70 family RNA polymerase sigma factor, translated as MSIECAAAPIAIRIEEALSRLTDADLFRLYRRAAIRLRGTGLADPQELFNEAVLRVLEGDRKWPSHVKFEAFILMTMRSIADGYRNLIRQDLEHLANDSASVNDEQESDLMDGFGDSDLAVDNVLIDEEARRRMAADLELIENHFKNDEAVTLVIMAIEDKIPPRELEADYGLTITKYESARKKLRRGADSLFPGRRKA; from the coding sequence TTGAGCATTGAATGCGCCGCGGCGCCTATAGCTATACGAATTGAGGAGGCGCTCTCGCGCCTAACAGACGCCGATTTATTCCGTCTGTATCGACGCGCCGCCATCCGATTGCGCGGAACTGGATTAGCCGACCCTCAGGAGCTTTTTAACGAAGCCGTACTAAGAGTGCTCGAAGGCGACCGCAAATGGCCTAGCCATGTGAAATTCGAGGCTTTCATTTTAATGACCATGCGAAGCATCGCGGACGGGTATCGAAATCTCATCAGGCAAGATTTGGAGCACTTGGCGAATGACTCCGCCAGCGTCAATGATGAACAAGAGTCTGATTTGATGGATGGCTTTGGGGATTCCGATCTGGCCGTTGACAATGTTTTAATTGACGAAGAGGCCCGAAGAAGAATGGCGGCGGATTTGGAATTGATAGAAAACCATTTTAAAAATGATGAAGCGGTGACGCTAGTGATAATGGCGATTGAAGACAAGATTCCACCGCGCGAGCTGGAAGCGGATTACGGCTTGACGATAACCAAGTATGAATCGGCGAGAAAGAAGCTTCGGCGCGGCGCTGACAGCCTGTTCCCAGGACGGAGGAAAGCATGA
- a CDS encoding DUF2188 domain-containing protein, whose protein sequence is MSEKRNQHVVPYKDGWAVKGAGAERATATFTTKQPAVDKAREISRNQGTELLVHGKTGQIQSKDSHGKDGFPPKG, encoded by the coding sequence ATGAGCGAGAAACGTAATCAGCATGTCGTTCCATATAAGGACGGCTGGGCGGTCAAGGGCGCGGGGGCTGAACGCGCTACGGCCACTTTCACGACTAAGCAGCCGGCGGTGGACAAAGCGCGGGAAATTTCTCGCAATCAGGGAACCGAATTGCTAGTGCACGGCAAGACGGGGCAAATTCAATCGAAGGACAGCCATGGCAAAGATGGCTTTCCACCGAAGGGATGA
- a CDS encoding adenylate/guanylate cyclase domain-containing protein — MKPTHQPYSIDDSDDRMREILSATDQSFGESESIPNAERLTYDNGFYVHCAALFVDIRGSSKLVEKHTNPVLGKIYRAYLSECVAVMNQDENCGEIFIQGDCVGGVFHAPFKENIDSAFATAARLNSVISQLNWRLSQRGYSDLRCGIGLSYGRALMIKAGYKGSGINDVVWMGNVVNEAAKLCHQGNRGERLPLQISQIAYQNLNDHNKSLLQPVRDGLNLVWDPIIHYEGNIVDSSIESWSKEKQKTELADKSKRESDEALALLLGAVFKK; from the coding sequence ATGAAACCGACCCACCAACCTTATTCAATTGACGACAGCGACGATCGGATGCGCGAAATTCTGAGCGCGACGGATCAATCCTTTGGCGAAAGCGAATCGATTCCCAACGCGGAGAGGCTGACCTATGACAATGGCTTTTACGTGCATTGCGCCGCGTTGTTCGTGGATATTCGGGGCAGCTCCAAATTGGTTGAAAAACACACTAACCCGGTGCTGGGCAAGATTTACAGGGCGTATCTGTCAGAGTGCGTCGCAGTGATGAATCAGGACGAAAATTGCGGCGAGATTTTTATACAAGGCGATTGCGTCGGAGGTGTTTTCCACGCGCCATTCAAGGAGAACATTGACTCAGCTTTCGCAACAGCGGCGCGCCTCAACAGCGTGATCAGCCAACTGAATTGGCGACTTTCTCAACGCGGGTATAGCGATCTGCGCTGCGGGATTGGTTTGTCTTACGGTCGCGCGCTAATGATTAAGGCGGGCTACAAAGGCTCCGGCATTAACGATGTGGTCTGGATGGGCAATGTGGTTAACGAAGCAGCTAAGTTGTGCCATCAAGGAAATCGCGGCGAGCGTCTTCCACTCCAAATTTCCCAGATCGCGTATCAGAACTTAAACGATCACAACAAGAGCCTACTGCAGCCGGTCAGAGACGGGCTGAATTTGGTGTGGGACCCGATCATTCACTATGAAGGGAACATCGTTGATTCAAGCATTGAGAGTTGGTCAAAAGAGAAGCAGAAAACGGAACTGGCTGATAAATCAAAACGTGAATCAGATGAAGCTTTGGCGTTGCTGCTAGGCGCAGTGTTTAAAAAATGA
- a CDS encoding TIR domain-containing protein yields the protein MLERLSGEKGMRLRIEAFSSQKIVAANAALAEELSQRAELMTVASGSTLIEQGDADNDVYFVLTGLFNIMVNGKLVQRRGPTDTVGEMAAVEPTLRRSATVIAAEDSVVAKLSETDLSDIASRFPQVWRYLAKELAKRLTQRNALVNGFRDKIRVFIISSAEALPIAREIQSAFEHDPFTTVVWTDGVFRIANYTLQSLEDEVDQSDFAIAIAHPDDTTTCRGEDWPSARDNVIFELGLFMGRLGRQRAILMEPRGEKVKLPSDLAGVTTVPYRYEKGSDTSALMAPASNALRKHILALGANN from the coding sequence ATGCTTGAACGATTGAGCGGTGAAAAAGGAATGCGTCTTCGCATCGAGGCGTTCTCGTCTCAAAAAATTGTGGCCGCGAACGCTGCGTTAGCGGAGGAACTCAGTCAACGCGCTGAATTGATGACTGTCGCAAGCGGGTCCACCTTGATTGAACAAGGAGACGCTGACAATGACGTCTACTTCGTTCTTACTGGCCTGTTTAATATCATGGTGAATGGAAAGTTGGTTCAGCGACGAGGCCCGACCGACACGGTCGGTGAAATGGCGGCTGTTGAACCCACGTTGCGTCGTTCGGCCACCGTGATCGCCGCAGAGGATTCAGTGGTCGCCAAACTTAGCGAAACGGATCTATCGGACATCGCTTCGCGTTTCCCCCAAGTATGGCGCTATTTGGCGAAAGAACTGGCCAAGCGATTGACCCAGCGCAATGCTCTCGTCAATGGCTTTCGAGACAAAATCAGGGTGTTCATTATTTCTTCTGCGGAAGCGTTGCCAATCGCTCGCGAGATACAAAGCGCCTTTGAGCATGATCCGTTCACGACGGTGGTTTGGACTGATGGCGTATTCCGAATTGCGAATTACACCCTTCAAAGTTTGGAGGACGAGGTTGATCAATCTGATTTTGCGATCGCAATTGCTCATCCAGATGACACAACAACTTGCAGAGGAGAGGACTGGCCGTCTGCGCGCGACAACGTAATTTTTGAGCTTGGGCTTTTCATGGGAAGGCTTGGACGGCAACGAGCGATTCTCATGGAGCCGCGCGGCGAGAAAGTGAAGCTTCCAAGCGACCTCGCGGGAGTGACAACCGTCCCGTATCGCTATGAAAAGGGATCAGATACCTCGGCATTAATGGCGCCCGCGTCTAATGCTCTGCGCAAACATATTCTTGCGCTAGGCGCAAACAACTAA